The genomic segment CCAAAAAGAGTGCTGAATTTTTACTACATAAGCttaaaaatgcagagaacaaTATTGAACTTAAAGGTTTAGATGTAGATTCTCTGGTCATTTAGCACATCTAGGTGAACAAAGCCCCCAAGATGCAACATAGAACTTACAGGGCTCATGGTTGGATTAACCTGTGTATGAGCTCTCCCTGCCATATTGAGATGATCCCTACTGAAAAAGAGCAGATTGTTCCTAATCCAGAAGAGGAGGTTGCACAGAAGGAAAAGATatcccaggggtgcctaggtggctcagtcagttgagcatccagctcttgatttctactcagatcgtgatcccatggttcgtgagattgaggcTCACATTGacattgcttgggattctctctctgcccttcacctgctcattctctctttctcaaaataaataaacttaaaaaaaaaaaaagaaagaaagaaagtaaaagataccccagaagaaactgaagaaacaaaaacttaatgGCTGGGGAGTAAATTCTgcataaaataatgcaaataaaagtttaaaaaaaaaatgttgggcttctggatggctcagtcggttaagcatccgactctggctcagatcatgatctcatggcttgtaagttaagccccatgtcgggctctgtgctgacagctcagagcctggagcctgctttggattctgtctccctctctccctgccctcccctgctctctgtctctcaaaataaatgttaaaaaaattcagaattcactactctatataaaagaaaaaaaataaaatgccacaaggtgcctgactggcttagttgatgggcgtgcgactcttgatcttagggttgtgactttgagcttcacatttggtgtagagattacttaaaaataaaatcttaaaataaaaaaaattaaaaaaaggtaaaatgccTTATGGACCCAGGATCTCTGAATGATTATACTGCTTTACACAAACGCTGCTGGCCAGGTCCTTTGTTTtagcttaaacaaacaaaaaaatgactaCAAATGACAACCATCTTGGAAGGGTATCCTGCTGAGGTTTTTCATGTGCCTTTCAGGTTCTCCTGGTATATTTACCTGGTTGACAGCATTTTTTGGCATTAGCTGCAGAATATCTTGGGACGTTCCATATTATGTATAGATTTAATCCCATTGATTTCTGTGTAGCACCTTTCCCTTGTCCTCTCATTTGCTGGGTGTCCTGGATTCTGGAGCTTCTCTGAATAAATTTCTGCATCGAATAATTTCCATTCATACAAAGGAGTGGTCCTTTGTCTTCCTGACAGGGAAGTAGTGTTCCAGTGGCAACTTACATGATCTTTTTTCCAGCTACCatcctttattccttcttttgagGTACTTGATTCCCTCCATTTCCTGAGTCTTTCTGATATTTTGTGGCATAAATTGGCTTACTTGACATCGGCATCTTCTTCTGCAGCACCTTTACATACTTGAACTTCCTCAGCTCTGCTGCGTTGAAAATTTTCTGTGTGCTTTTGTTATTGGAAAATTTGTTGATGTCTGTGTATACTGATGTCTCTGATCATACCTTTTTTTCTTGTGAGCTTGTACCCTTGTCTGTTTAATGAGATTTTGGAAGGAAGCAGTTACTGGTtaattccttccctttttttagGTATCCTGGGAGACTTTCTCAATTTTATGTCATCTTTTTATCCTACTTGTTAATTCTTCATTGTTTGTGACATTCAATTTGCTGAGCTAATTAATGGGAAAGATTATTTTTCAAGAGTAATCCTTAAGCTTTGTGTGTTTGAACGTTAACTTTGAACGTTAATTTTCTGTGAAGATAGCTCCACAAAGGTTTTCTTCTCAAAAGTTACTTGGTGACATTGGTCATGAGGCTTTTTTCTTACTGTGAGATGGGCTTCCAAAGTTCATCCCACAGCACAatccataattttattattagtaatgggaaaatttataaataatggtAACGTAAAGCTAACATTATTGAGTGCTTATCATTTGCAGCCACAGTACTAAACATTTTATACATTAACTCCATTGAATGATGATTCTTTGTACTCCGTTTTAGAAGAAGCCTGAGAAGATGATGAGCAGATAGACAGGCAACAAGATTTGGGAGGCAAGTTGCATCCATCTCCAGTAAAGTACAGactgaggaaaaaaagcagtGAACTAAGAAAATTGGAAGGATACTTCTTCTGATCTCAGACCTTATATCTTTAAGGAAACACCTTTTTCAACTTACCTGGAAAGAGTGTGAAACAAAATTTAGACTTAATTGTGAGGGAAGTTGTGTAGGGGAGAATCATTAATTTAACTAGGAAATCCTGCCTCTGCTTGCTCCTTATGCTAATAACCCCCTTTAAATGTAAATCAGTGTGGAAATGTCTTCAGTTAAAACCATTTGAACTCCATAGAAAAACCCTATGAAATTACTGAATGTGGCAAAACTTTCACTCACATGTCACACCTCATTAAATGTAGAAGTCAGGCTTAAGAGAAACCCTGTTCTAAGGAATACTGAAGAGCCTTTAGCTAGATGACAGGTCTCTGAGCAGAAGAAAATTTTTTACTGGAGAGAAACCAGTGAATATAACAAAACTTCCTTGATCATtagaaaatttggacagaaaGCTTTTACATGTACTGAGTATGATATAGTCTTCTCTCGAACTTTATCCCTTCCTCTATATTTGAAAGGTCATACACAGAGAATCCTTACAAATGTAAGAAATATGGAAATTCCTTCAGCCAAAAGTAAATCCTAATTCATCAAaaaattcatactggagagaaaccttgtGGATGTGGGAAAGCTTCCATTCAGATGTCACACCTCAGTCAGCAGAAAATTTGTAGTGGGGAAAACCCCTTTGCCTGTAAGGTATGTGGGAAAGTCTTCAGCCACAAATCAAATCTTACTGAGCATGAACATTTTCATAATAGAGAGAAACCTTTTGAATGTAacgaatgtggaaaagcctttagcCAGAAGCAATATGTTATTAAACATCAGAACACCCATACCGGAGAGAAGCTTTTTGAATGTAATGAGTGTGGAAAATCCTTCAGCCAGAAGGAAAACCTTCTCACCCATCAGAaaattcacactggagagaaaccttttGAGTGTAAGGATTGTGGGAAAGCTTTCATTCAGAAGTCAAACCTCATCAGACACCAGAgaactcacacaggagagaagcctTTTGTatgtaaggaatgtggaaaaACCTTCAGTGGCAAATCTAACCTTACCGAGCATGAGAAGATTCATATTGGGGAGAAACCCTTTAAATGTAGTGAATGTGGAACAGCTTTTGGCCAGAAGAAGTACCTCATAAAACATCAAAAcattcacactggagagaaaccctatgaatgtaatgaatgtggaaaagccttctcTCAACGAACATCACTTATCGTACATGTGAGAATTCATTCAGGTGATAAACCTTACGAATGCAATGTATGTGGAAAAGCTTTCTCTCAAAGTTCATCTCTTACTGTGCATGTGAGAAGCCATACAGGTGAGAAACCCTATGgttgtaatgaatgtgggaaagctttcTCTCAATTCTCAACCCTTGCTCTGCATTTGAGAATACACACAGGTAAGAAGCCTTATCAAtgtagtgaatgtgggaaagcttttaGCCAGAAGTCACACCATATTAGACACCAGAAAATTCATACTCATTAAAAAACCctgtaaatatcttaaaaattggAAAGTGTTCATCAGGAATTTAAACCTCATAGCACATCAGAAATGATCATACTGAAAGAAGATatcacaaatgaggaaaacaaaagctaaaaagtTACTGGACACCATGGAATTTATACTGAAGAGAAAGACATTTATATGATAAAAATCCTGGGCCCCCAGAAAAGCTGATGGCCTAGGTAATGCTGAAACTTTAGACGCATTTCCACCAAACATGCTTCTTATTGCTGTCTGCATTTATCTGGAGATCCTCACCATTGTAATCAAAATATAAGTTTTAAGTATTGGCAAGGAAGAGACTTTTATGGTATTGATTTAGTAGAACAGAAGAGATTCTGGAAACACCTATGCATCtattaaaatttagaatatgATAGAAATGGCAATAGGAGGTGAGAAGATAATGGGACTATGTAAAAAGTGATTTGGAGGTAATTTGTTCTCCAAGGAAAAAACAGACCATGAACTATAAACAGAGGTAAGAACCAAGAGGATAAGAACAAGAATATAAGCTGTATACTGAAATGGTTATGACCTTGGGAGTAGGGAGACATTCCTTATAATAAGCTCAAAAATTATCTGAATTTCTATGCTTAGGAAATATGTACCAGTCTGCTTACTGTGGCATGATTTGTAGTTAGCCATAAGTTGGAAACACCTTAAATGCCCATtgggaacaaaatggaaaatacttATGATGGAATACTGTATATCTGTAAAATTTAGCAAATGAGATCTATATTACAGAGAAAGATCTCAAAAATCATGTTGAAGGGGGAAAATGAAGTTGCAGAATAACATATATTACAatgcattttgtaaattttaactAAAACTTTACTCACAAAATTCAGTACTATGTATTGGTAAtggataaatatatgtatgtatgtttttaaaatgtttttgaaatggaTTGGAAGGATACAGACCAAACTCTTGATAGTGGTTGCTTGTGAAGagtggagcagggaaggggatgagtgtgggagggagggatgggatgGGGACTGTTTAAAGGGGgggtttcatttttatatataaatatccatTTCTCTTAAAAACTAAAGACTGCaagtaaatatatcaaaataCTGGATAATTCTGATTGTGGTATATGGATatcttgtcttattttttgtacttttctgtatttttaaattttctcaaaattaataagaatGGGGGTGAGGATGGGAACACTGTACCTATAGAAATCATGTTCTAATGGATTCATTCCCAATCAAGTACTAaactttttatagaaaatatttctaaaattttatcaatGAGTGGATGGACTTGCTCTCTATGTAATATgaaattatctattttattaaaattaaaaatgatcacATAATCCAAATCTGCTTTGTTTTTACATGTTAATGGCGTACGCTGTATGGTCTGTCTGTACATTTCTAACATTTTGCAACATCATTTGAGCTTagaaatttttaagaacttttagTTAAGGGTACATGCACATACTTTTTATAACATGTCTTTTTCAGGTAAACTGATCTTGGAATATCAGTTTTCCTGTCCTGTACATTTCCAGAAGAACAGCATATGCATCAAAATTTAAGGTttttgggatgcctgagtggttcagtcggttaagtgtccgactcttgatgtcgactccagtcatgatctcactgttcctgagatcaaggcccagatcaggctctgcattgactgtggagcctgcttgggattctctctctctccctctctctttgttcctcccccacttgtgctcactcgctctctcaaaatgaataaatgtaaaaatgtatgtaaagttttttggggcacctggctggctcagtcagtagatcatgcaactcttgatctcaggattgtgagtttaagccccacgtagGGAGTagggcttactttaaaaaataatttaaaaaattgtttttgattgttccatttttttgtgtttatttttttaagagagaaaacatgagtgggggaggggcagagagagggagatagagcatcagaagcaggctctgtgccatcagtgcagagcccctgctgcagggctcaaactcccaaaccagaagaccatgacctgagctgaagtcagacacttaaccagctaaaCCACGTAGGTGTCCctgattgttctatttttaaaaaaaaatattcaacttcCCGAGCTTTCACTTGGGGTATGTTGGATTTGAAAAGCTTGCTTGACAGCACTAAGGGGAAATCAGAGGTGACAACTCACTTTGGAACCCTAAGCCTTCAGATAGTATTAATGATAGTGTAGGATAAGATTACTCAGGGAAAGCATATGTTTAGAGAAAACAAGCTTAGTTTGCAGACTTGGCACTCCAACGTTTAGAAGGCATGGAGAGGAATGAAAAGTAGTCAATCTGCTATACTgatgagaaaggcaaatatcaggatgcctgggtggctcagttggttaagcgtctgacttggtttcagctcaggtcatgatctggttcatgggttcaagccccacatcaggctccatgctggcagtgtggagcctgcttgtgattttctgtctctgtttgccctttcccccactcatgctctctatccctctatcaaaataaacattaaaaaaaaaaaaggatatctaGAGTTTGGTGTCTCAGAAGCCAAGATGTCTAAGTGTGTGAAGATAGTCATTCTGTTGATTGCTTCTACAAAATTGAATAGGATGAGCACAATGTCCTTTAGATTTGGCAATATGTAGGTCATTGTAGACCTTTTGAAAAGCCTTTCTGGTTGATTGCTTGGGTCCTAGACCAGACTGGAGCAGCATAGGATAAATTGGCAAGAGTATGGCTCTGCTATCTGCCTAATTTTAAAATCTGGTCCTGCCACTTTTTTGAGGCTTTCTGCAAGTTTTGTAACAGTTGTGCCTCAGTTGCCTTATTTCTGGTGCATCATCTTCTAAGTTGTGATTAAGTAATAATtgacattaaagaaaatcttaGTAATCtatacataataaatgctcaaattAGACTCAGAGTGAACAAAGATAGGAAGAGGTGACAGCAAGTATAGACCACTCAAAATGTCTTGCTGGGAGCCCAGAGTCCAGCTTGAGGCAGACTTGAGATTAAGGAAGGGATTATTGGTTTGTTACTAAAGATAGAATATATAGAgtatatttgtaaactgatgaaaATGACCCAGTAAGATAACTTCAGGACAAAAGTATCTGAAATTAGAAGACAAACTTGCATAGATGACCGAATTAGTGGTTGATAGGAACTGGCTTACTTTATCTGaacaggagggaagagagaataaaaGCATCAGTGCGAGCAGATCTGAAAATTTGGTggtggggaaaataaaaaatgttcttatCTGATTAATCATATTTTCTCAATGAACTATCAGATAAAGTTGTTTAGTTAGAATGAAAGCCAGAATGTGAGATTCAAGGAGTAAGAGGAGGCATGTGGTTCTTAAGAGTTGAAGCATGCTCCTAAATCCCCAGTAAAATGAAGCCTCTGAATTTTTTCACTAAAAATCCCCTTTTCCTTGTCAGGCAAACTTTATTTCAGACATCCCTAAGATGTGTCCAGTTTGAACTTAATTGCCCTGGGGGTTTTATGGAGTTGACCAAGAACAAACATGGTGGCTTCTCTCCAGTGATTTGAGATGTTACTACATTTGAGAAGCTTAGTCAGATACTCTGCTAAGTGAGAGGGAATTATGAGAGTCGTTACTGAATGAAAGTTCTATATAATGAGATTATCATCCTACAgaactaaatataaaatgcagatGTTTGGAGGATTGAATGCTAGGGCAATCAGCATTAACTGGGTAGAATTAATTAACATGAAGCCATGTTACATCAGGAATCTTGTACAAAATAGGTTGATATGTGAAACAAATACTGGAGACCAGACAAAATATACCAAGggttaaatatttatggaaaaaaatttatggggtgcctgggtgactcagttgagtgtccagctcttgattttggctcaggtcatgatcccagggtcatgggatctagccacTATGCCGAGCTccgcattgagtgtggagcctgcttaggattttctctccctctccctccccccccttccctccacctcctcctcctctctctctccccctcccttcctccatccctctcccctgctcatgcttacactcttttctctctcaaaaaaaataaatgtcttaagGAATAGTGACTATACAACAATGATAATGTCCACTTTGTGTAGTTAAGGGAAGAACTAAAGTTTTGAGaagcaggggtacctggctgggtcagtcagtagagcatgtgactcttgatctcaggatcaggagtttgagccccacgttgggcatagagtttacttaaatgtaaaattaattttattttttaattttttttaatgtttatttttgacaggcagagtgtgagtgggtgaggggcagagagagagggagacacagaattcaaagcaggctccaggctctgcactgagagctcagagcctgatgcggggctcgaactcacgagttgtgagatcatgacctgagttgaagttgaacgcccaaccaactgagccatcgaggaacccctaaaattaattttaaaaaataaagttttgagaAGCAAACTTCTGTGAGCAAGGTATTTGGTTTAAGGTCCTTTTATTACAAGAGGGTGGCAGACACTGACTTAAGTGTGCCTATTAAAATAACCAGGGCAAGCCactaagagagggagggaggggcagcagggaaaGAGAACTTCTGAACTAGAAGGAAATGCagtgagaagaaaatacaggtgcacatggctggctcagaagagcgtgtgactcttgatcttggggtcgttgagtttgagccccatgttgggtctagagattactaaaaaaatatacttaaaaaaaggcaagaaggtgcgcctgggtggctcagtcggttaagcggccgacttcagctcaggtcatgatctcgcggtccgtgagttcgagccccgagtcgggctctgtgctgacagctcggagcctggaacctgtttcagattctgtgtgtccctctctctgaccctcccccgttcatgctctgtctctctctgtctcaaaaataaacaaatgttaaaaaaaatttaaaaaaaaaggcaagaaggtGAAAAACAGTAAATGAAATAACTAGAAACCACAATGAATAGTTGAAATGAATCTAAATGCATCATTAATCCCAGTAAATGTAAATGGGCTCAACTTGTCAATTAGAAGCAAAGATTTTGAAATgatgggctttgttttgttttgtttttttgttttaaaacagctATAAACAGCTATATTTACCAGGGTCACATCTAAAAAGATAAGTACATaggtgaaaaatacagaaaaagatatACTGGGCAGATAGTATACAATAAAAAGTTGTGTTTCAATACCAGACAAAATAGTCTTTAAGGCAAACACTGCTAGAGATAAAGTCACTAGCGAGTGGTAAAATTTTGAATTCACCAGTAAAGTTAAAAGATTCTAACCTTTTAAGTTCTTTAAGTAAAAGGAACTATATATAGAAACTGACAAATTCaccagatattttaaaattgcctgcagcagtcggttaagcgactgactcgatattggctcaggtcatgatctcatggttctggagttcaagccccgcttcaggcttcatgctgtcagcacaggattctctctctctctctctgcccctcccctgctctcacttgctctctctctctcccaaaataaacatttaaaaaaaaaaaattggagcaaAGCCAATTCAGTGtaaattcatgatttttatcATCTTAAAATTCCTTAAGTGTCTACAAAGAGAAGAGATGGAGGTCTTTGGAAGAGATGGGAGCTGGGTCCCAAATTGTGTCATGGCATTGACCTTgttttttttactctatttccTCACCCATCAATTATGGATGACCTTTCAGGTCTGGCCTTCTAATTGGGCTATGTGTAAGTTGGAAGAGTTGCCCCTTTTTGAGAACACTTTCTCCTAATGTACCTTCAAGCAGAaacctttctgtttcttctgattCTGGGGAGTGACAGGAAGCATGAatagagaggggagggaaagttACAGGCACATACTTTTTATTACTCTCAGGTCACTTATTCTACTGCTTTTACATGTTTTTACAGTgcaataaaatgggcaatttcCTAGGGTAGGTTGGGGAAGCCAATAACACAAGATGTAAAATAACCATTTCTATACAAGGTACCACCCTTTCTGTGcacattcagaataaaataaGGAAGGATGGTTAGCAAATGCTAAGAGTGATAATCCTGAGTAGCTGGGATTATATatgaggtgtttttatttttaattacccccccccccatctttaaaaaaatgtacatgtaaGGGCTCCTGtctggctcaatcagttgagtgtccagctcttggttttggcttaggttgtgatctcacggtttgtgagtttgagccctgcatcgggttctgcgctgacaggacagagtctgcttgggattccttctctccctctctctctctctctgcccctccccggcttgctatgtctctctctctctctctctctctctctctctctctctcaaaataaataaacttttttttaactacatGTGTTGTGTAATAAAAGTGTACAAAAGTCCATTTATTGAATTGCTTGTAGAATTCTTGCTTGGCCAACTTGGAGTCCTATTGGAGTAGGTTTGATAGTTTTTAAGCTTTCAAATCTGGCTGCATAAGTGAAACTGATATAtactttcccttaaaaaaaatttttttttaggattatttattttgagagcgcaagcaggggaggggcagagaaagagagagaatcccaagcagactctgcactatcaacacagcccagtgctgggcttgaacccatgaagcatgagatcatgacctgaaccagaatcaagagtcagatgcttaactaattgaaccactcaggtgcctctatactttccttttttaacttaAGTTTGTAATACACATGATATGTTGGCATTCATCACTGATTCTACCACTGAGAATGAGAGAAGAGGACTAGCCAGCTGGGTTAAGTTTTCCATGCAGATGATGATGAGCTAaagatagagaaaattaaaaaactaataataatgtTTTTGGTGAATGAGGAGTATTTGTATTCTAGGGCTGCCATAGAAAAATACCACAAAACTTAAAACAAGCCATCAAGTATTTGGTTTGGGgttctacaccccccccccccccccccccgccaactccCTGTCAAGTATTTTGTTAATGAGCTACCACATTGTTGCTGTTCTCTCACCATTGTGGAAAAAGAAGTCCAAAACCAGTTAGTGTGATGAGGACCACGCTCCCTTCTGAGGCTGTGGGGAAGAATGCTTCCTTGCTTCTTATGGCCCCAGGCGTTCCTTGGTTTGTGATTGCATCACTCCATTTTCTTCACATGGTCCCCTTCCCCTtgtctcctctctgcctgcaaacctccctctctttctaagGACATGAGTTACTGGATTTAGGGCTTACCTCGACtttattacatctgcaaagaccctgttaccaaataaagtcacattcatgGCTACTAGGGTTAGGGCCTAAAATATCTTTTGGGGGACGTAATACAACCCACAACCTGGAAATCAATAAACCTAACTGGAACAGCGGTTTTTGTGAAAATAAGCTTAGACACATAGGTCCTTAAAATTGCCagcacgaggggcgcctgggtggctcagtcagttgagcatccaacttcagttcaggtcatgatctcacagcttgtgagttcaagccccatgtcgggctctgtgctgacagctcagagcctggagcctgctttggattctgtgtctccctctggtctctgcccctaacccacttgcatcttgtctctatctctctcaaaaataaacattaaaaaatgttttttaattgccAGCATGAGTTTGAGCAAATCTACCTGGAATGCaaccagtttctttttaaatgtttacatccATGAGTTTTTCTCAAATCTAAATTCCCAGAATGAGTTTTGAACATGTTACAGTAGTTCAAAGTATAGGAAGGGGTATTAACATACAACATGGCTCCCAGCTCCCAGTCCCTGAGGGACTTTCATATGAAGATAAGGAATACAAATGTGTAGGCAACAAAGAATAATGACATCTGGGATCCATGGGAGATGAGGCATGGGGAATGAGCCACATCAACTCTAGTGGACTGTAGGAGAAGAGAAATCCTTAGAAAAAGTATGGCTAAGGTAAGGCAGAAAGTGGAGGTAGAACTTTTATAGTGTTGAGGTTTAGCACATTTGCAGTGTTTGTGATATGGTTGGCATTTTCAAAGGCAATGTGAAATAATAGGCCCAGGCAGTAGTAGAGGGGAAGTGTGAGTTGGGATGGTTGACTGCAGTGGTTGTGCTGACATGTCTGAAAAGTGGGGCTGCAGAGGCCTCACAGTTCTGTTTGGCTTTCTTGTGTAAGGTCTCTGGACCATTGCAGACAGTCACATCCATCTTTTTCACCTGTAACCAGaaccagttttaattttttctaacttCATTTAAGTGGAAATAGTTAAATGTCTGGTTGCCTAGGCTACTGAGATAATTGAAGGATTCCCCTCAGGTACACAATCCAGGAAGGAAATGGCAGGAGAAACAAAGTTTTTAAGATGATAGAGTCATATAGAATGTGGTCATTGGATAAACATGTTATCTCCATTTATCGCTGGAGAAATCTGAAAGATGGCTTTGGTTATCTCATTGCCATACAAAGAATAAATGTCTATCATTCTTCATTCCTTGTAAAGAATAATCAGACCTCCTTATATCAACGTTCAAGGTCTTTCATGTGTTGTTCACTTTCTGCTTTTCTAGTTTTACCTATCACTAATTTAAAGCATGTGTTTTATacattaactaaaaataaattgcttGATGTCCCAGATCTTGCTTTGCACTTTTCCACATTAGCAACATTTCTTACTCCttttcctctgcttggaatgtCCGTCcaccataattcttttttttttttttagggtttatttatttattttgagaaagagtgtgtatttacaggggtgaggggcagagagagagaaggagagagaatcccaagtaggctccacgctgtcagtgcagagcccaaaaaggggttcgaattcatgaaccatgagatcatgacctgagccgaaatcaagaatcagatgcttaacagactgagccac from the Prionailurus viverrinus isolate Anna chromosome E2, UM_Priviv_1.0, whole genome shotgun sequence genome contains:
- the ZNF146 gene encoding zinc finger protein OZF, whose protein sequence is MSHLSQQKICSGENPFACKVCGKVFSHKSNLTEHEHFHNREKPFECNECGKAFSQKQYVIKHQNTHTGEKLFECNECGKSFSQKENLLTHQKIHTGEKPFECKDCGKAFIQKSNLIRHQRTHTGEKPFVCKECGKTFSGKSNLTEHEKIHIGEKPFKCSECGTAFGQKKYLIKHQNIHTGEKPYECNECGKAFSQRTSLIVHVRIHSGDKPYECNVCGKAFSQSSSLTVHVRSHTGEKPYGCNECGKAFSQFSTLALHLRIHTGKKPYQCSECGKAFSQKSHHIRHQKIHTH